One region of Marivirga arenosa genomic DNA includes:
- a CDS encoding pirin family protein, which yields MENSGINKIEKLSFPWQTQDPFLFCVHHEDFFPKGNKDLGPAASLDGRMIGQDFTIKDGWRMYHGSKVPGFPAHPHCGFETVTAVRKGLVDHSDSLGAAGRFGNGDVQWMTAGKGVQHSEMFPLLKEEEENPLELFQIWLNLPRDSKKVEPHFSMLWKDTIPIYKHEDANGKLTEVEVMAGKLGDKTAPNPAPNSWAANPENEVAIWHIKMEPGAEFTLPTSENKIKRNLYFFKGESFKLNDTDFPHYHGADIDPRADITLKNGNEEARLLLLQGNPINEPVVQHGPFVLNYPAEVRETIMEFQKTEFGGWPWPSYEHTHDRLRGRFAIHADGKEEIKD from the coding sequence ATGGAAAATTCAGGAATAAATAAAATAGAAAAATTAAGCTTCCCTTGGCAAACTCAAGATCCGTTCTTGTTTTGTGTTCATCATGAAGATTTTTTTCCCAAGGGTAATAAGGATTTAGGGCCAGCTGCCTCTCTGGATGGGCGAATGATTGGCCAAGATTTTACAATAAAAGATGGATGGAGGATGTATCATGGAAGTAAAGTTCCAGGCTTTCCCGCACATCCTCATTGCGGATTTGAAACCGTAACTGCAGTAAGAAAAGGCTTAGTCGATCACTCAGATTCATTAGGTGCTGCAGGAAGATTTGGTAATGGAGATGTACAATGGATGACAGCTGGTAAAGGAGTGCAACATTCTGAAATGTTTCCATTATTAAAAGAAGAGGAAGAAAATCCATTGGAGCTATTTCAGATTTGGCTAAACCTTCCAAGAGACAGTAAAAAAGTTGAACCTCACTTCTCCATGTTATGGAAAGATACTATTCCAATTTACAAGCATGAAGATGCTAATGGAAAATTAACAGAGGTAGAAGTTATGGCTGGAAAGCTTGGAGATAAAACTGCACCAAATCCAGCTCCAAATTCTTGGGCAGCAAATCCTGAAAATGAAGTCGCAATTTGGCATATTAAAATGGAGCCTGGGGCTGAGTTTACTTTGCCAACATCCGAAAATAAGATCAAAAGAAACCTATACTTTTTTAAAGGTGAAAGTTTCAAATTAAATGATACTGACTTTCCTCATTATCATGGCGCTGATATTGATCCAAGAGCCGATATCACATTAAAGAATGGCAATGAAGAAGCACGTTTATTATTACTTCAAGGAAACCCTATTAATGAACCAGTCGTTCAGCATGGACCATTTGTTCTTAATTATCCAGCTGAAGTGAGAGAAACGATAATGGAATTTCAAAAGACTGAATTTGGAGGATGGCCATGGCCTTCATATGAACATACTCATGACCGATTAAGAGGAAGGTTTGCAATTCATGCAGACGGTAAAGAAGAAATCAAAGATTAA
- the epsC gene encoding serine O-acetyltransferase EpsC — MQQEFLNALHQEHRNALGCPSPDSIIAFYESLLGFIFPDYGNEKLLEISQIEEKYSHLKNEWHSLLEKRCKKLKEEFPGEEALLFDDLLNIKYALEKDVTAIFEGDPAAKNRLEVIKTYPGFKAIAAYRIAHCIYNAGFVLIARIISEHAHSKTGVDIHPAAKIGANFCIDHATGIVIGETTEIGDNVKIYQGVTLGATSVKKENASQKRHPTIGNNVVIYANATILGGKTIIGDNCIIGGNSWITKSIEPNSRLYYDSENKHLHKKSLG; from the coding sequence ATGCAACAGGAATTTTTAAACGCTTTACATCAAGAACATAGAAATGCTTTAGGCTGTCCTTCACCAGATAGCATCATTGCTTTTTATGAATCACTTTTAGGCTTTATTTTTCCTGATTATGGAAACGAGAAATTATTAGAGATATCTCAAATAGAAGAGAAATATAGTCATCTGAAAAATGAATGGCACTCTTTACTTGAAAAGCGATGTAAAAAATTAAAAGAAGAGTTTCCAGGTGAAGAAGCGCTTCTATTTGATGATTTATTGAATATCAAATATGCTCTTGAAAAAGATGTGACTGCAATATTTGAAGGTGATCCGGCGGCAAAAAACAGGTTAGAAGTCATTAAAACTTATCCTGGGTTTAAAGCTATTGCTGCCTATCGAATTGCGCACTGTATATACAATGCTGGCTTCGTATTAATTGCCAGAATAATTAGCGAGCATGCTCACAGTAAAACTGGTGTAGACATACATCCAGCTGCAAAAATTGGGGCAAATTTCTGTATTGACCATGCAACGGGAATTGTAATAGGTGAAACCACTGAAATTGGTGATAATGTAAAAATTTACCAAGGTGTTACCTTAGGAGCAACAAGCGTTAAAAAAGAAAACGCTAGCCAAAAAAGACATCCTACTATAGGCAATAATGTTGTGATTTATGCTAATGCCACCATTCTTGGTGGTAAAACAATAATAGGTGATAATTGTATTATCGGTGGTAACAGCTGGATTACCAAAAGCATAGAGCCTAATTCCAGATTATATTATGATTCTGAAAATAAACATTTACACAAAAAATCATTAGGATAA